caggatatgtttatcaccctggacctggaaccagtaacccccgaactcacccaagaccctgggggcacacaggggacctctggtgagtgtacctttgtaaatattacacatggtttaaaagcaagcgtgtttaatgattaatgattaatttgccctggcaatcgcggccagtacagctactggaaaagtctgttaacgtgtatggggatggagcggaaatcctccagggacatctccagaaagctctccttcatgtactcccaaagcctttgcaaaaggtttctggggagggctgccttatcccgtccgccatggtaggacactttaccacgccaggccagtagcacgtagtctggaatcattgcataacaaagcatggcagcgtatggtcccggtgtttgctggcatgcagacaacatccattccttattgctctttgttatcctcaggagagtgatattcacggtcacctggttgaaatggggcaattttattaaggggacattcagaggtgccccttcctgctctgctgaacagaaatattccccgctgttagccacgcggtgggggggaggggtgaagtgatcatcccagagaattgggtgtgtgggggaggggaattagttgggtttgtgctgcatgttaaccctgaaaccgcagcccctccttttacattgcaaacccattttaaatggccaacccaacgggtgcttggtatggttaatgagagcagtactgtttgaaaccatccccacatgttaagaaggttaaaaaagccaaaacactgtgtcttaccatggctgcctgcaagctgaaatctgtggcctggcagtgcgtgagttatctctcacaccaaaccggcaggccctcaatataagaggaaaaatgcgaccttgtaacgaaagcacatgtgctgtgtaatgtgaacagcaaaatttaacgtgaaagagtgtacccactgttctctaaaatgtgtcttttaaccacctctcccttctcctccaccagctgcaaatctttctccttcacagaggctagtgaagattcgaaagcgaaagcgaaggacgcgtgatgaaatgtttacagaactacagactgcctcccacgctgacagagcacagcagaatgcgtggaggcagtcaatgactgattatagaaaagcccaatatgagcgagaggagaggtggcgtgctcaatcgcgggctgaagatgagaggtggcgtcagcttgcacacagaaggcaagagtcgatgctccagctgctggagcatcaaactgatatgctccagcgtatggttgagctgcaggaaaggcagcaggagcagagaccgccgctacagcccctgtgtaaccaacagccctcctccccaagtcccattgcctcctcacccagacgcccaagaacacggtggggggggcctccggccacccagtcactccaccccagatgatttcccgagcaataagtgttaaagttttaaagttttaaactgcagtgtgtccttttccttccctcctcccccacctatcccgggctacctttgcaattatccccctagttgtgtgatgaattaataaagaatgcatgaatgtgaagtaacaatgactttattgcctctgcaagtggtgcttgaaggggggagggtaggggagggtggggtggttggtttacagggaagtagagttaaccgggtgggtgggggggcggagatttcatcaaggagaaacaaacagaagtttcacaccgtagcctggccagtcacaaaactcgttttcaaagcttctctgatgcgcaccgcgccatgctgtgctcctctaaccgccctggtgtctggctgcgcgtaatcagcggccaggtgatttgcctcaacctcccaccccgccataaatgtctcccccttactctcacagatattgtggagcgcacagcaagcagcaataacaatggggatattcttttcgctaaggtctgagcgagtcagtaagctgcaccagcgcgcttttaaacgtccaaatgcacattctaccaccattcggcacttgctcagcctgtagttgaacaggtcctgactcctgtccaggctgcctgtgtacggcttcatgagccatggcattaagaggtaggctgggtccccaaggatcacgataggcatttcaacatccccaacggttattttctggtccgggaagaaagtcccttcctccagctttcgaaacagaacagagtgcctgaagacgcgagcatcatgtacacttcccggccagcccacattgatgttggtgaaacgtcccttgtgatccaccagggcttgcagcagcattgagaagtaccccttgcggtttacgtactcggtggcttggtgctccggtgccaagatagggatatgggttccgtctatcgccccaccacagtttgggaatcccattgcagcaaagccatccactatggcctgcacgtttcccagagtcactacccttgatatcaccaggtctctcattgccctggcaacttggatcacagcagcccccacagtagatttgcccactccaaattgattcccgactgaccggtagctgtctggcgttgcaagcttccacagggctatcgccactcgcttctcaactgtgagggctgctctcatcctggtattctggtgcttcagggcaggggaaagcaagtcacaaagttccatgaaagtgcccttacgcatgcgaaagtttcgcagccactgggaatcgtcccacacctgcagcatgatgcggtcccaccagtctgtgcttgtttcccgggcccagaatcggcgttccacggcatcaacctgccccaggaacaccatgatttccacattgctggggcctgtgccttgtgagaggtctaggtccatgtccatttcctcatcactctcgtcgccgcgctgcaatcgcctcctcctcggctggtcctggttttgctttggcatgtcctggctctgcatatactccaggacaatgcgcgtggtgttcatagtgctcataattgccgcggtgatctgagcgggctccatgatcccagtgctagctatggcgtctggtctgaaaaaaggcgcgaaactagtatccgacggaccaggggaaggagggagggaggggcgagtgacgacatggcgtacaggtacagggaattaaaatcaagaaaggtggctgtgcatcagggagaaacacaaacaactgtcacacagaatggccccccccagagatttaactcaaaagcctgggtttagcaggccgttgatttgacggagggaggggggaaggaaatgaatacagaacaaatctattttttacatcttaagacgacggtgcagcatgactgatagccctcggcattttctgggtgcttggcagcaaatactgggcgcttggcagttagccttcaggcctattgcacgatctgctgctcagggaagactctgctaacgtgcgatgagccaacagggcgcttggcagaaaatggcatactacgactgataaccatcatcatcaagacagttccataggactgagcaggtctgcccaggtgcccatgatcgacagccactgctgtacgacgaggacggttaccagttgtaataaaccatctaatgccaaaaggcaaaaggcaaggggctggtgcaatgcagccccacggctgccggcacccagatcgccaatgaaggctaccagtcatgctgcaccgtctaccgccaaaaggcagttagctgctgctgcgtagcaatgcagtcccacgtctgccggcacccagatgacatatggtgacggtgagctgagctgagcgggctccatgcttgccgtggtatgttgtctgcacaggtaacccaggtaaaaaggcacgaatctattgtctgccgttgctctgacggagggggaggggcctgacgacatgtaccccgaaccccccgcgacactgttttgcatcattcgggcattgggatctcaacccagaattccaatgggcggcagagattgcgggaactgtgggatagctacccatagtgcaatgctccggaagtcgacgctagcctcggtactgtggacgcggtccgccgactagagcacttagagcattttatgtggggggacacaaaatcggctgtatacaaccgatttctataaaaccggcttctattaattcgatctaatttcgtagtgtagacataccctcagtaccATAGTGGTGGTCATTCCATAGCCCGCGATAGGTTGAGGAggaagctatgtctacacaacaagcCAGGACTGCAATTCCCCTTCCAGTGTACATATACTCATGATAGCTCAATGAAAGCTAGTGCAAATATAAGTGATAGTACAGCTGCaggagcctgggcagcagcaacAGAGGAACAGCGGAGCAGTGCTAAGTGTGCACCCACCTGTTTTAGATGGGATTGTACTCAGCGTGTCTCATCCATGCCTCTGCTGCCCTAATGACCGTGGCTATACTACTATTTGCTCACACTAGTTCTCACTGAGCTAGTGAAACTATGTGCACACGAGCAGGGCAATCCCCCTCCTAGCTCGGAGATGTAGATCATTTGAAGATTCATGGCGAAACTGGAAAGATCTTATTCTATATCACTTAGCAGTCCCTTGGCAGACACCTCAGACAACCCCAGCAGAGGCTTTGGaacagcctgaatttgttcactTTTCCTTCCTAAGCGTGAGCTTTTGAAATGCTTCTGGGTTGGCCTTAGCCACCACCTGCCACCATTTTCCTCTCTGCAGAGATTCAGAGTGTTACAAAGACAGACCTGCAGAAAATCCTGTCTGCTTAGTGCACCCATGGCAAAGTTCATAGGACTGAGGCAAGCAGTGGAAAATTCTCTCAGAAAGACAAGATGGGCGCCAAGAAGAAACTGTTTTCCTAGCCTAGTCTCATGTTTACATGCTGCTTCCACAAGGCTGCCACCACTCCCCAAGCCTGTAAAGGGTAGCTTTCTTCCCTTACTCCTCAAACTTAGAATGCAGTGGCTTTTGTATCCAACTTCCAAAGGTCTCTGTGTGTTGAAGATCTAGCCCCCCCAACCACCATTTCCAGAAACAGCTGGCTTTAAACTCTCCTCCATATCAACCTCAAAAAGGCACCCAAGAACCACTCGCAAGCTCTTCTACTGGCagatttacttttaaaatacCTTCATTGTGGGTTCTGAGGACACAGGCAATATTATCACTAGCAATGGAGGAGCCTACAGAAATTGAGATGAGCACCCAAGATTCTGAATGCTAACCGTGTGTCTTGTACCGCAAAATTGGTCGCTCAAGAAACTAGACTTAACTGATTTTAGTTCACTGGCCATTctgagaagttaaaaaaaaaaaaaaatttggaatgAGATGAAACATTTTGTAGGAAACAAAATTTAATCAGTTTAAATAATTGGAAAGTCGTTTGAATAAAAAAATGGACACTCAATTTAATAGCGTCAAAATGAAGTGTtctgattttttcaaaagttgagGGCTTCCCACGCCCCAACCAAGACAATTTGGTACATTCAACACAAGTTTGCTGAATGTTTTCAccaacctgaatctgcattttttggcaaaaaaaaaagctttggctGAAAAGTAACATCCAGCTTTAGCAGGCACTTTCAACAGCAGAGCTCACCTGGGTTTCAGGTCCCAGAGGAAGTATCTTAGTAATAATTCTGGAAGCTATTTCACATCAAAATGCAAGCCTCTCAGAAAGGGATTCTGCCTGCAAACTCTAGAATATGTGGAAGCCAGAGCAATAGATCTGCAGCACTTTCATCAAAAAGGCAAGACAATATGCATTTCCACACAAACCTTGGGGTACAGGGGGATCTTGTTCAGCCCGTTGCCAGGAGCCTCCCTGAAAACATCACAAGACACAAAACAGTCACAGGAGGGAAGTGTCTCCTCAAACCTTCCCCCCCTCCACTGCACAAAAAACGCATTTAAAACTCACTGGAGCGTTGAAGTCAGAGTCCTGAACACTGCTAACAAAGTCTCTGCCCCTTGACTGCAGCAAAAACTCACACCTGCGGAGAAAAAGGCAAATACCCAGTGAAGGACAGCAGACCTTGTCTGAAATTCAACATCATGAGGGTGGTACTAAGCTCCCTAATGAAACAGGGTGTATATAGCAACATCTTTACGTACAAAGCGCAAATGTCATTCTTGCCACAGTGGACAGGCCCTCCCTGCTGTAAAAAAATCTTCCTGGTCAAGCAGAAAGACTGGTGGTTTGAGGCTCCTGATCTCCCCAGAACAGGTCAGACTTCATTTTAGGGCTGTGAGATTGGCTTTTGCAATTGAGCCTTTCAGACAGACTGGATCACGGGGAAAACGGGTTTGTGGCCTCACCTGTAAGAGCCACCACACCAGGACTAGGTGTATGACATCTTGCCATTTACACATGAAGGCCAATACAAGTGGAATAGAAGGGCTGCTCTGATGCCAGTAAGAGACAAGGGCAGTGTTAAAGTTACCATGAAGCAGTGGTAATAGAGATTGACCCACAGATCACGGTCCATAAACTCTATAGACGTTGGGGTCTGAACTCGGCAGCTCAGGCGGAGTTCTAGTGTGTGATTTTGATTGAAAAGCATTAGACTTGTAGACGCAGGTCGTGTAgatttgtacaatgcctaaccCAACAGCTCTCCACTTGGTTATGGCCTTGAGGGGCTACAATGATAGACGTGTACAATGATTATCATCACCACCACCTGAATGAGGGAGAGAAAAGGTTGCAACAGTAACAATGCAGCTTATTAGGATGGGAGCTTCCGGGGTAGTTCTCAGGAACTACCAAGAGACTGACCTCACTAAAATTCCTGCTTTGACCACAAGCTGTTCCAGGATATATAGTTTTTATGATGCAAATCGGACATAAGCCACCAGATTCATTTCACGTAGGCTTATCAGCTAGCAGCACTATTTGTTCACTATTGAGCTGGTTGGATTTGAACTGATAACAGAGATAGACGGCTCTACATACTAATAATCCAGTTAAATCTCACCTGGGGCACGAGGTTTGACTGTGGAGCAAGGTCCATTCAGTATAAAGCTGACTAATGTGTAGTTCAGCCCCAACAAGCATTAGTATACCATGAATTACCTTGGAAACCATTTGGCATGTTCCCTCCAGGGGTCATCTCCAAGCTCCCAGTTCCTCAAGCTGCCATCACAGTAAAAACACCTCACAGTGTCACCTTGACCTGAAAGGAGCATTAAGAGAAGATCGGATGTCAGGTACATGAGCAGCTAGTTACACTAACCCACAGGCAATTTGATGTTGCTAccaggagagctggggggaggtaCAGTATGTTTAATTGTTACCATAACAGGCTACCAGACCAAACTGTTGAGCACACATCACAACTGTCCCAGGACTCTGGCTCACTACTTCTGCAGCTTGCCCCTGTTCAGAGACAGGGAGTCAAGTCAGAGCACTGGTTCAAAATTTGAGTTCTAGCTGGCTTGCCTAAGTTGCACCAATCAATTATTGGGATTCCAGTGTTGGGTCAATGAACATTTTGGGTGGAAACTTCATGGATTCTCTGTACATCCCCTTTGTGGGCGCATGTCCACTCCCACTGCACACAGCTACCCCCTCCTGTTTCTTCATCCAGCAAACTGCTCCCCCATGAAGGCTGCCAACTAGGGGTCCATGAAATTGGTTTACACCACTCCCCCTAGTAATAGGAGTCCTCATTATAAAGATCCCAAGCCATCCAGCCCAGGGAGGAAACTGGGCAAGAGATTCAGTTGCTTTAACAATATCAGCATGCTTGCTACAGGGCATGATTTTGAATAAAGCAATATATAAAGTTACACCTTCCCACTCAGCGAGTTATACTTGGGTCCCACTAAAAAGAGAATTTCTGGGAGTGGATAGGCCTTCCAGTCATAAGCTGGACCCCTTAAGGAGTTTCAATACAGCTGTTCCAAAACACTGGGCATTCAGAAGTCCTTGAATGCTCTAAAACAAGGGACCTATGTGGATCAGATGACTGGCAATGCTCTGGAATTGCCCAGTCTAAGTGACCTCTGGGTTTGCCATGTTGTTGGATTGTTTCCCGATGGATCCCCATTCTCAGTATTATGTTTTCAACAGCCGGTCTGCAGGTAGAAAATAAATTCCAAAGCAAATCTGACAAAGGGTTCCAACTACAACCTCTGCCTTCTGGTTTATTCTGTTTTCCTGAGCTGGTTGTTCTTTTGTCAGTAGTGTTTGGCTCTAGAGCATACATAACTATAATTCCAGAAAAGCTATGAGCTAGTACACAGTGGAGATTTCACATCTGGTTGCTCAGATCAGGACTAGTAATAAGAGGTACCTCCTCACACCATTTCTTGTGAAGTACACTGCAAAGCCTTCTCAAGGAACTCAATGAGAGTCATTTAGGCTACGTTAGTATTCATGTGCATTTAATATATAGTAAACAAATACTGTGCACGTAGTTAGACTATAGAAGGGAATAACGTGTCTAGTGCTACATTAAGAATTTTAGTTCCACAGAGGGATTCTATCAATGCGATAAACCAGAACAGCAGCTCACTGGGTCAACCCCTACAGAACTATAGGTGAAATACAGGTTGTGGAAGGCATGGAGGTACAAATGCAGTGCTTGCATGTGTAGAGAGATTAGATAAACTGTCACAGAACAAACCAAGGAATTTTAGACACCGTCTCCGTAAGCATGTGGGGCTATAGTTCGtggatgttgggggggggggagggggagagctcaCACACTTCAGCCAGAAAAACCCGAGGCTTTACACTGGTGATGCCCCGTGAGTAGGAGTTTTCAGACCAAGACAGGAATAGCATTCAAAGACAATGAAGATTTAAAATTTTAGCGTTAGAGTTAAAAATTGAGCAGTTTTCAAAGTGATTCCTCAGATGAAAAGCCCCAAACTCAAATTTCCATTCATGACTCAGAATTACAGGTAGTTAGAGAGCTAGACAGAGCCTAAGAGAGACTTCTCTATCCAAGAGCATGAAACTAGCTGGGATCCATGGAGCCCAAAACAACTTCTGAAGAGGGGACACCTACAGACAGATGAGTCTTCCTTTTTAAGGAATAAATATAAAAACTCCACGCTGTCCCCTCCATAACACATTCTACTTAGCTTCTACTTGAACTGTTTGAAGGTCATAACTCACGTTAGACTTCACATTTAGCCAAGTGCTCAGATACGAAAGAGTGTGGTACAAATGAGGCACATAGCAAGTCAACAGTTATGTCCCCTCATTGCTGTTACCATTATCCTCATTTGTCTGTCACACCCCTTGTTGCGCTTAGTCTTAAACTTAAAataagctcctcagagcagagACTTTCCACTATAGGTTTGTGCCAAACCTGACCCAACAGTGGGGAAGTGAGAGGTCTTTTTGATCTGTGTTTacacagcacaatggggtcatagATCCATGCCCAGCGCTCCTACGCAATACCACATTACCAAGAAGAGGAGACTCCGAATCCCAACTGAGACTGCTACATTAAAAATAAGTGTAAATGCAATTGGAAAGCCCCAAAGCCAAGTTACCAAAGGATGGAGTTTGACCTCACAGGGCACTGTCGTAAGAAAGGGGTGTGCTCTAACTAGGTTCCCCACGGTGGTGGCATTTGCAGCCTAGGCCTTAATTCTGTCCCAGTGCTGTGAGAATGTTGTGCAGGGGATAAGCTGTGTCTGAATCTCATGTCTCTGCTGTTCAGGAGGGTCCAGCTAAGGAGAATTCTGTGGCCCCTCACACCTAGAAGAGGAGAGTCAAGTTGTGGCTCTACTGGAGAGGGCTTCATGATATGGCTGGCACCAACCCCCCCCTGCTTATGTACCACAGTATATGGGTGCAGTATAAACCCCCCCCCCTAAATAGAGCTTGTCTAACAGGACACATCATGCAGATCTACTGTTGCACACAGAGGGAGGCTTTCCCTACCCTAGGTACCTGTATATAGCCTTGGCAGaattaaatgtttttatataattttgataGCTaataagctttatttttttaaattaaaattcgaggttttcaaactgtggggtgtgcccccccaGGAGGgcagaggaacattcaggggCGGGGGAGACAAATGGTGCCACTAGCCCCACATGGCAGGGGTCAGGGAGGGcgcaccacctccacccccgacTCACCTCAGCGGGCCACCTAGCCCGTGGATCAGTGTCAACATGCACCATGGCCCCGTGCTGATTTCTGCTCCCGGCAGCCTCCACACCCAGCGCTGGCTCCACCCCCAGAGACCGTTACAcacaccttcccccaccctgtaaacctgagggggggggggatggaccaAAAATTGTAACTCGAAGgaggggctcagctcaaaaagttgaAAACCGCTGATTTAATTTTTCACTGAGAGGgatatcttggggggggggggaggagggaggagaaaggatgtCAGAATTATTTaaacagtagatgttgagattcaaaaacgttaaagctttataactattaaaaGGCAAGTTGTCAACGTCACGTGTCAAAATACAGAGTAAAATATCCTtaaaaatcaaactctaataagtctCAAGCAACTATTTGCCTCTCTGTAAATtatcatcatcaatggaaatatttgtcaATTTCACTGCACGTGCACAAACTGATGTGTATCGACATTTATCGATAAAGCTCTAGTCCTGCCATGCCTACCTGTATAGAAGAACCCTGCTCTGGCCAGTTGCTCAGGATACAGCTCTGTGTACGGTGGCCAGCTCTGGAAAGTGGCTAGTCGCATCGCCTCGGTTTCCATCTCCGGGTATTCTGGTTGACTGGGTAGGGCTGCCTCTTCCACATCCATCCTCTGTAGAAGGCTGAGGATCTGCCCATCCACATAGTCCAAGATCTCCAGAAAGGGGAGCATTTGCTGGTTGCCAACATCTTCACCACAGATAAACTTACAGGTAGGAAAAAATTTTTGGTGCTCTCGCATGGGTTGATCCTCAGCCTCCCAGCTCCTCAAGATACCGCCACAGCAGAAGCACTGCACTCGGTCGCCAGGACCCAGGAAGAAAAAGCCAGCCTTAGCcaggtctgtggcagagacaggtgAGCTCTCTGGCCACTGCCGGAAAGTCCTCAGTCTCTTCTCCTCGCTCCGCATGCTGGTCTTAGACAGCCGAAAATGCCTTTGCCCAGACCTGATCTCCTCTGGGGGAAAGCTGTCCTCCATGTCCCAGCActgacagaggggaaaaaaatatatataagacAATCCCTCAGTGACCAGCTGTATTCCCCATGTCAGGCAGCACTCAGACTGCCAGTCTGCATTCACATCCCCACAGCTCATCCTGCTACATGTTCTAGAAAGCTCGTGGTCTCAACAAAGCCAAGCATGTTCCTGAATTGCAGCCAAACCACAGATCCAGATTGTCTAtgccctgctgctgctttttcctaCCCCTTTACATCTGTCCCCACTAGTGTCTGGAGGGAAGAGACCAGCAGTTTTTCTCTTCCAGTCTCTCAAGTCACAGGGAAGCTGAAGCGGTTTGCAAGAAAAGCAAAAACAAGGCAAGGCCTATTCAATGTACTTGGACAACGTCACTCCAGCTTTCAGTCTCTGATCTGAGCAGTGAATACTCAGTCACCTCTCTAGCCTTTAACAGAAGTATAAAAAGGATTTAAATTCCTCGGTTTGCTTTTCTAGAGAGACGTGTTCAACAAGCCAGAAGCCTACACAGAATAGCTAAGATCCAAGCAAATGTTTCCTCAGATTATCCCTTTTATAACCAAACAAGCCTCCAGTTACACAGGTCGCATATTCCATTAGCAGGCTTCTCTTCTCCTGATGTGTATACATTTAGTATTTGTTAGTATGGCAGTCTGTGGCCTGAAGCTGAGTCAGCAGCTTGTGACTGATCATTCCTACCCATCCCATTTCACAGTACACCCCACCACTGCAGCAGAACCACTACAGAAGTAGCCTAAAATGTTGAGGCCTACTTTCCTATATTGGTTTCCCAATGTCACAGTTAATGGTGGTAGTGGTTTGCTGCCTTCACTAGTCCTATATCAAAGGAAGgctgaaattaaagaaaatatattacttgATTATCCAAGCCTCCCCCCCTACTCAAACTGAAGTAATATTCCCCAGATATCTGTAAGCAGCTCTGCAGGGCTACCACCACTTCTGTATTGCCAGCAAAAGTAGACACAAAAAGGCTCTGGGCCTAAATCGTCTCTCGCTCACACAGGAGCTATTATTTAACAAGAGTCAGAGCATTCTAAAGACATTTACTATCAAGATGTGGCCAACTATCACCTTGCCCACTTTACTGCATGGTGCACCCCTTTCCTTTACCCTTTGGGAGCTTTTGGTAGCCTGAGGGGAATTATATAGcacctaacacagtggttctcaaacttttgtgctggtgaccccgttcacatagcaagcctctgagtgcgacccccccttataaattaaaaacactttttatatatttaacaccattataaatgctggagacaaagcagggtttggggtggaggctgacagctcacaacgcccccatgtaataacctcgtgaccccctgagaggtcccgacccccagtttgagagcccctgacCTAGCACATTGTAGGCCCATTCTTTACGATTAGTACCTTGTTCACAGAGAGGCCAATGACAGAGGTGATATGGAGTCCTAGCTACCCTAGTAAAAGTCCCTCCAGAAAAGGGTGGCAGTACattggtgggtgggtgtggagaAGCTTACTCTGGCATTGCCTGTGAGATACATGTCCCACGAGTGACAGACTGAAATCACCATTAGTCGGAGTCCAGCATTTCATGGGCACTCACCATTCACTGACAGACAGTCCCAGCTGCTCAATGGAGCCTGCTCACCCGCACCTCTCCCCCACAGAAAGCaaggcagaaaaaaaaacccattattAGCAGGACAGCTGGAATTTCCTTCCATAGCCAGAGCTGGACAAACCTAAGTGGAGGAGAGAAAGGCCCTGAATGCCCAT
This DNA window, taken from Emys orbicularis isolate rEmyOrb1 chromosome 12, rEmyOrb1.hap1, whole genome shotgun sequence, encodes the following:
- the BIRC7 gene encoding baculoviral IAP repeat-containing protein 7, with translation MRSEEKRLRTFRQWPESSPVSATDLAKAGFFFLGPGDRVQCFCCGGILRSWEAEDQPMREHQKFFPTCKFICGEDVGNQQMLPFLEILDYVDGQILSLLQRMDVEEAALPSQPEYPEMETEAMRLATFQSWPPYTELYPEQLARAGFFYTGQGDTVRCFYCDGSLRNWELGDDPWREHAKWFPRCEFLLQSRGRDFVSSVQDSDFNAPGGSWQRAEQDPPVPQDSVGNRELSSPLDQSSVVQNVLQMGFDHSLVMSLVQSRHLLTGTCYLSVSELVLDLLQVDGEESSSAEERERTERETGLPGQRRDTQAECSKESEPPLSTEEQLRRLQEERMCKVCMDKDVSIVFVPCGHLVVCAECAPSLRRCPICRAVIRGSVRTFMS